One stretch of Archangium lipolyticum DNA includes these proteins:
- a CDS encoding type I polyketide synthase, producing the protein MSEEPNYRQLLQQQLVKIRKLEARLEQAEAARREPIAIIGMGCRLPGGVESPEAFWDMLSRGVDATGELPPDRWDAAALYDPDPRAKGKIRSTRGGFLKNVDRFDARFFGIPPREAESMDPQQRLVLEVAWEALERAGHAVERGGRERVGVFVGVMNNDYGQRVLDAGGLEGIDAGFLGARANCAISGRLSYLFGFQGPSLVVDTACSSSLVAVHLACQSLRNGECAMALAGGVNLVLSPEVSVYLSQSGVLSPDGRCKAFDASADGYGRAEACGVLVLKRLSEAQAQGDTILAVIRGSAVGHDGPSSAFTVPNGVAQQEVIRQALRNAGVPPAEVSYLEAHGTGTAMGDPIEAEAMWAVLREGRKGGESLWMGSVKTNLGYPEAASGVVGMMKVVLAMQHRELPAHLHLKNPNPYIDWAEMGVKVPVEPTPWEPTQDRRIAGVTSYGRTGTLAHVVLGEAPARLEVKREVERPEHLLVLSARSPEALRAQAGRYARFLEGSGVELGDVCFTAAAGRAHFEHRLAVVGSDARAMRERLLEVEAGRELEGSRPGRAGSIAPNVAFIFGGEGGRYAEMGRVLYETQPVFRDALEECGAALKGVLETPLIWVLCGPESERVKEEAYGRAAVFALEWGLSRMWRAWGVVPRAVVGRGVGQLVAAVDGGVFGLEEGLRLAAGGPSQTEAYTAPQLLSLNEETEQALREHGVDVCLELGPRPEGRPEAGWLTSLQRGRSEWAQLLETLGMLYVKGVKVDWEAYDAPYHRRRVPLPTYPFERQRHWLTSAR; encoded by the coding sequence ATGTCCGAGGAGCCCAATTACCGCCAGCTGTTGCAGCAGCAGTTGGTGAAGATTCGCAAGCTGGAGGCCCGGCTGGAGCAGGCCGAGGCCGCCCGCCGCGAGCCGATCGCGATCATCGGCATGGGGTGCAGGCTTCCGGGGGGCGTGGAGAGCCCGGAGGCCTTCTGGGACATGCTGTCGAGGGGAGTCGATGCCACCGGTGAGCTCCCACCGGACCGCTGGGACGCCGCGGCCCTGTACGATCCGGATCCCCGCGCGAAGGGGAAGATCCGCTCGACGCGGGGCGGCTTCCTGAAGAACGTGGACCGGTTCGACGCGCGGTTCTTCGGCATTCCGCCGCGGGAGGCGGAGAGCATGGATCCGCAGCAGCGGCTGGTGTTGGAGGTGGCCTGGGAGGCGCTGGAGCGGGCCGGGCACGCGGTGGAGCGTGGCGGTCGCGAGCGGGTGGGCGTCTTCGTCGGGGTGATGAACAACGACTACGGGCAGCGCGTGCTGGACGCGGGAGGCCTGGAGGGCATCGACGCCGGCTTCCTGGGGGCGCGAGCCAACTGCGCCATCTCCGGACGTCTGTCCTATCTGTTTGGCTTCCAGGGGCCGAGCCTGGTGGTGGACACGGCGTGCTCGTCCTCACTCGTGGCGGTGCATCTGGCCTGCCAGAGCTTGAGGAACGGAGAGTGCGCGATGGCGCTGGCGGGGGGCGTGAACCTCGTCCTCTCGCCGGAGGTGAGTGTCTATCTCTCCCAGAGCGGGGTGCTCTCTCCGGACGGGAGATGCAAGGCCTTCGATGCCTCCGCGGATGGCTATGGCCGCGCGGAGGCCTGTGGCGTGCTGGTGCTCAAACGCTTGTCGGAGGCGCAGGCCCAGGGAGACACCATCCTGGCGGTCATCCGGGGCTCGGCGGTGGGGCACGATGGCCCGAGCAGCGCGTTCACGGTGCCCAATGGCGTGGCGCAGCAGGAGGTCATCCGTCAGGCATTGCGGAACGCGGGAGTGCCACCGGCGGAGGTGAGCTACCTGGAGGCGCACGGCACGGGGACGGCGATGGGAGACCCCATCGAGGCGGAGGCGATGTGGGCGGTGTTGAGGGAGGGGCGCAAGGGCGGAGAGTCGCTGTGGATGGGCTCGGTGAAGACGAACCTCGGCTACCCGGAGGCGGCTTCGGGCGTGGTGGGGATGATGAAGGTGGTGCTGGCGATGCAGCACCGGGAGCTGCCGGCGCACCTGCACCTGAAGAATCCCAATCCCTATATCGACTGGGCGGAGATGGGGGTGAAGGTGCCGGTGGAGCCGACGCCGTGGGAGCCGACGCAGGATCGGCGCATCGCGGGGGTGACCTCGTACGGGCGGACTGGCACCCTGGCGCACGTGGTGCTGGGGGAGGCGCCGGCGCGGTTGGAGGTGAAGCGGGAGGTGGAGAGGCCGGAGCACCTCCTGGTGCTGTCGGCGCGGAGCCCGGAGGCGCTGCGTGCGCAGGCGGGCCGTTACGCGCGCTTCCTGGAGGGCAGCGGGGTGGAGCTGGGAGACGTGTGCTTCACGGCCGCGGCCGGGCGGGCGCACTTCGAGCACCGGCTGGCGGTGGTGGGAAGCGACGCACGGGCGATGCGCGAGCGGCTCCTCGAGGTGGAGGCGGGTCGGGAATTGGAGGGCTCGCGGCCGGGCCGCGCGGGAAGCATCGCGCCGAACGTGGCCTTCATCTTCGGTGGGGAAGGCGGGCGGTACGCGGAGATGGGCCGGGTGCTGTACGAGACACAGCCCGTCTTCCGTGACGCGCTGGAGGAGTGCGGAGCGGCGCTGAAGGGCGTGTTGGAGACGCCCCTGATCTGGGTGCTGTGCGGCCCCGAGTCCGAGCGGGTGAAGGAGGAGGCGTACGGGAGGGCGGCGGTCTTCGCGCTGGAGTGGGGCCTGTCGCGGATGTGGCGGGCGTGGGGCGTGGTGCCGCGGGCGGTGGTGGGGCGGGGCGTGGGGCAGCTGGTCGCGGCGGTGGATGGGGGCGTCTTCGGCCTGGAGGAGGGGCTGAGGCTGGCGGCCGGCGGGCCGTCCCAGACGGAAGCCTACACGGCGCCCCAGCTGCTCTCGTTGAACGAGGAGACGGAGCAGGCCCTGCGCGAGCACGGCGTGGACGTGTGTCTGGAATTGGGACCCCGGCCGGAGGGAAGGCCCGAGGCCGGTTGGCTGACCTCACTCCAGCGGGGCCGCTCGGAGTGGGCCCAGCTCCTGGAGACGCTGGGGATGCTGTATGTGAAGGGGGTGAAGGTGGACTGGGAGGCCTATGACGCGCCCTACCACCGGCGCCGGGTTCCCCTGCCCACCTATCCCTTCGAGCGCCAGCGTCATTGGCTCACTTCGGCTCGATGA
- a CDS encoding response regulator codes for MSNCASKKRILVIDDSEAIHTDFRRILCPETRKSRDDLDMLEEALFGSNSAQETHSGDSEFEMDSAFQGQEGVSKVNESLITGRPYSLIFLDYRMPPGWNGAETLRRLRLVSPSLRVVLCSAYSDYSWGELVREFGRSQLLTELRKPFNGQQVRQLALSLIEPK; via the coding sequence ATGAGCAACTGCGCAAGCAAGAAGCGAATCCTCGTCATCGATGACTCCGAGGCCATCCACACCGACTTCCGCCGCATCCTCTGCCCGGAGACGCGCAAGAGCAGGGACGATCTGGACATGCTGGAAGAGGCCCTCTTCGGCTCGAATTCCGCCCAGGAGACACACTCCGGCGACTCGGAGTTCGAAATGGACTCGGCCTTCCAGGGCCAGGAGGGAGTGAGCAAGGTCAACGAGTCGCTCATCACCGGCCGTCCCTATTCGCTCATCTTCCTCGACTACCGGATGCCGCCGGGTTGGAACGGCGCCGAGACACTCAGGCGCCTGCGCCTGGTGTCTCCCTCGCTGCGCGTGGTGCTCTGCTCGGCCTACTCCGACTACTCCTGGGGGGAGCTCGTCCGGGAGTTCGGCAGGTCTCAATTGCTGACGGAGCTGCGCAAGCCCTTCAATGGCCAACAGGTCCGCCAGCTCGCGCTCTCCCTCATCGAGCCGAAGTGA
- a CDS encoding ATP-binding protein, with amino-acid sequence MQPTSRPRAPLARSTLIHMGVRIAVVIALTTLFSYLHMFGTLRTEALAQLEQHVSERAQREQGIFVLAQDNLAILEKALEERIRALTPEEVNTRFELLFANLPDGTVRSRPEGFDGKKNVCVFVPSGVTVDQDLRRRLVASHDVLAQYGPAFHVRFTDTYITLPEGPIALYWPERSTWCQDARPTDSVITQDYFPISLPENNPKRLTAWSGVYVDSVSGQSLTSVTRPLDMDGRHVASLSHDVPLADLLGRTIADHLPGAYNVIFREDGQLIAYPGQTEGAAPPSGSAASQEHLRRVFERMKERADGQDVLELPESDEYIATARMQGTGWYFTTVLPESVVSQPAFQATRYVLLLGILSLLVELAIMYWVLQQQISRPLLSLSEATDKVAAGDFKVELDTHRCDELGQLARSFQLMADKVQHREEALRQANEGLEQRVDERTRELKHIHQQLVQTARRAGMAEIATNVLHNVGNVLNSVYTSSQVAKERVSEMRLEHVGRVANMLEQNQSNIATFLTQDERGRHVMPFLSRLSQSLQDERNEVITLLDDVGRYTEHIGDIVKVQQNYARIPRVHEPVVLADLLEDAIRINSAGLTRHQVKVQRHISQMPPMLADKHKILMILVNLVSNAKYAMDGVPRDERLLSVKLEHTRDEHVRIEVRDNGMGIAPEMLTRIFKYGFTTRPDGHGFGLHSSALAAQELGGTLDVHSEGPGCGATFTLDMPFVPAPETP; translated from the coding sequence ATGCAGCCAACCTCCCGCCCTCGTGCGCCCCTTGCCCGCTCCACGCTCATCCACATGGGCGTACGCATCGCGGTGGTCATCGCACTGACCACCCTGTTCAGCTACCTCCACATGTTCGGCACCCTGCGCACCGAGGCCCTCGCGCAGCTGGAGCAGCATGTGTCAGAGCGTGCGCAGCGCGAGCAGGGCATCTTCGTGCTCGCCCAGGACAACCTGGCCATCCTCGAGAAGGCCCTCGAGGAGAGGATCCGCGCCCTCACCCCGGAGGAAGTGAACACCCGCTTCGAGCTCCTGTTCGCGAACCTTCCCGATGGCACGGTGCGCAGCCGTCCCGAGGGCTTCGACGGCAAGAAGAATGTGTGCGTCTTCGTCCCCTCGGGAGTGACCGTCGATCAGGACCTGCGCCGCCGGCTCGTCGCCTCGCACGACGTGCTCGCCCAGTATGGACCCGCCTTCCATGTGCGCTTCACGGACACCTACATCACGCTGCCCGAGGGTCCCATCGCGCTCTACTGGCCCGAGCGCTCCACCTGGTGCCAGGACGCCAGACCCACCGACTCGGTCATCACCCAGGACTACTTCCCCATCAGCCTGCCGGAGAACAATCCGAAGAGGCTGACGGCCTGGTCCGGCGTCTACGTGGACTCGGTGAGCGGCCAGTCGCTGACCTCGGTCACCAGGCCGTTGGACATGGACGGCCGCCATGTCGCGTCGCTCAGCCACGACGTTCCCCTCGCGGACCTGCTGGGCCGTACCATCGCGGACCACCTCCCCGGCGCCTACAACGTCATCTTCCGCGAGGACGGACAGCTCATCGCCTACCCCGGACAGACGGAAGGCGCGGCCCCTCCGTCCGGGTCCGCGGCGAGCCAGGAGCACCTGCGCCGCGTCTTCGAGCGGATGAAGGAGCGTGCCGATGGCCAGGACGTGCTGGAGCTCCCGGAGTCCGATGAGTACATCGCCACGGCCCGCATGCAGGGGACCGGCTGGTACTTCACCACGGTGCTCCCCGAGAGCGTGGTGTCCCAGCCCGCCTTCCAGGCGACGCGCTATGTCCTGCTGCTCGGCATCCTGTCGCTGCTGGTGGAGCTGGCCATCATGTACTGGGTCCTCCAGCAGCAGATCTCCCGCCCGCTGCTGTCCTTGAGCGAGGCCACCGACAAGGTGGCGGCCGGTGACTTCAAGGTGGAGCTGGACACCCATCGCTGTGACGAGCTGGGGCAGCTGGCCCGCTCCTTCCAGCTCATGGCGGACAAGGTCCAACATCGCGAGGAGGCCCTGCGCCAGGCCAACGAGGGCCTGGAGCAGCGCGTCGATGAGCGCACCCGGGAGCTCAAGCACATCCACCAGCAGTTGGTGCAGACGGCCCGCCGCGCCGGCATGGCGGAGATCGCCACCAACGTGCTGCACAACGTGGGCAACGTGCTCAACAGCGTCTACACCTCGTCCCAGGTCGCCAAGGAGCGGGTGAGCGAGATGCGGCTGGAGCACGTGGGCCGGGTGGCGAACATGCTCGAGCAGAACCAGTCCAACATCGCCACCTTCCTCACCCAGGACGAGCGCGGCCGGCATGTCATGCCCTTCCTGTCCCGGTTGAGCCAGAGCCTCCAGGACGAGCGCAACGAGGTCATCACCCTGCTCGACGACGTGGGCCGCTACACCGAGCACATCGGCGACATCGTCAAGGTCCAACAGAACTACGCCAGGATTCCCCGGGTCCATGAGCCGGTCGTCCTCGCCGACCTGCTGGAAGACGCCATCCGCATCAACTCGGCCGGACTCACCCGCCACCAGGTGAAGGTGCAGCGCCACATCTCGCAGATGCCTCCCATGCTGGCCGACAAACACAAGATCCTGATGATCCTCGTCAACCTGGTCAGCAATGCCAAATACGCCATGGATGGCGTACCGAGGGACGAGCGGCTCCTGAGCGTGAAGCTGGAACACACCCGGGACGAGCACGTCCGCATCGAAGTCCGTGACAACGGAATGGGCATCGCACCCGAGATGCTCACGCGCATCTTCAAATACGGCTTCACCACCCGCCCGGATGGACATGGCTTCGGCCTGCACTCCAGTGCCCTCGCGGCCCAGGAGCTGGGCGGCACGCTGGACGTCCACAGCGAGGGGCCAGGATGCGGCGCCACCTTCACCCTGGACATGCCCTTCGTTCCCGCTCCGGAGACCCCATGA
- a CDS encoding response regulator — MSPSASKRRVLVIDDSEAIHTDFRRILCPEPRRSKNDLDMLEEALFGPAPSRGEGPNEPEFELDSAFQGQEGVAKVTESLSSGRPYSLIFLDYRMPPGWNGAETLKRLRVVAPSLPVVLCSAYSDYSWTELMREFGKSQVLRELRKPFNGQEVRQMALSLTEPRNPG; from the coding sequence ATGAGCCCATCCGCGAGCAAGAGACGAGTCCTCGTCATCGATGACTCAGAGGCCATCCACACCGACTTCCGCCGGATCCTCTGCCCGGAGCCACGCAGGAGCAAGAACGACCTGGACATGCTGGAGGAGGCGCTCTTCGGCCCGGCGCCCTCCCGCGGCGAGGGCCCCAACGAGCCGGAGTTCGAGCTGGACTCGGCCTTCCAGGGGCAGGAGGGAGTTGCCAAGGTCACCGAGTCCCTGTCCTCTGGCCGCCCCTATTCGCTCATCTTCCTCGACTACCGCATGCCGCCGGGCTGGAACGGGGCCGAGACGCTCAAGCGCCTCCGGGTGGTGGCTCCCTCGCTCCCCGTGGTGCTCTGCTCGGCCTACTCCGACTACTCGTGGACGGAGCTCATGCGGGAGTTCGGCAAATCCCAGGTCCTGCGGGAGCTGAGGAAGCCCTTCAACGGTCAGGAGGTGCGGCAGATGGCGCTCTCCCTCACCGAGCCCCGGAATCCAGGCTAG